Proteins encoded by one window of Anaerosalibacter sp. Marseille-P3206:
- a CDS encoding helix-turn-helix domain-containing protein → MGFSYNKLWKILIDEEMNKTEFQKAVELSPTTVAKLGKNETVNMEILARICDYFDCGIEDIVSYSPEKRKYENKDK, encoded by the coding sequence ATGGGATTCAGCTACAATAAACTTTGGAAGATTCTAATTGATGAAGAAATGAATAAGACAGAGTTCCAGAAAGCTGTTGAATTGAGTCCTACTACAGTAGCAAAGCTAGGTAAAAATGAGACAGTAAATATGGAAATTTTAGCCCGTATTTGTGATTATTTCGATTGTGGAATAGAAGATATAGTTTCTTATAGCCCTGAAAAGAGAAAATATGAAAATAAAGATAAATAA
- the brxC gene encoding BREX system P-loop protein BrxC, which translates to MRIQNMFYDDINREINGVIKVDQDTEGIIEQELSEYVITRELKKHFISFFNYYSDSFDRPTADTGVWISGFFGSGKSHFLKILSYILENKEVNGIKTVERFREKFTDDLATFMLIDKSTQAPTETILFNIDIEGPMEKNKTAVLRVFAKMFYKHLGFYGENLKVAKLEQYVDRRGKTEEFRRVFEEKNGDSWIDSRDVFDFCEDEVVETLMQVLGMSETAARNWFDSSEEIDISIAQLVSEIKEYVDSKPDNYRLLFMIDEVGQYVGADTDMLLNLQSLVEKIGSECMGKVWVMCTGQEALDEIIRTRADEFSRIQARFKTRLSLSSSSADEVIQKRILKKNNESKAYLEDVYDKQKSVMDNLFKFREAVGDIRGFEGPGEFSVNFPFVPYQFILMQKVFSEIRKHGNAGKHLSGGERSMLSGFQEAAQRVQDRDEYAIIPFWMFYDTVHTFLDGSIRRVIERAERAARDDKGLEPIDVNVLKLLYMIRYVEDIPANLDNIIIMMAEDIRVDKIDERNKIQKSLDRLIHQNYIARTGDTYNFLTDAEQDVEREIRDEYVDPSEITRKISEMIFGNIYTTKKFRYEKKYDFEFDKKVDGVNYGNPVGGMELEILTIATSVIDKQELRLMTESQNKVLVVLEDTEYYNFIENAMKIDKFARKKNIPQLPKSMQDIIRSKQDDAEHFKEDALVELKEAFMKAKFYINGDRTTVKAGTPQAKIDEALEYLVSNVYNKLDLITKNADSDEDIYKILDGREDDGIMPGLESNRKAATEIETYLIAQNQQHLPTNMADVQKRFTSIPYGWRERDVAAVVARLIYEQKVIVKYGGETVRTDDERLPELLYKRSEIGKTKIQKREMISIQKIKEARDFLRDFFDLMDVPEDDDGLVDFIISKFENLEYHYDELLNKYEGNNYPDKKKIIEAKATVSDLLYAKTDNIALVNKLIDMEDELEDMQEDMESIEDFFKSQVDTFDEATRLESLLRSDLDYLQNESEVNDALNKIRLIVNINPKKDDFDYRDVPKLTDYMKVVREGHNRLVYGKREEILEIVRQCMEEIHRGDKNDRIIGNIIKKTDDFYTQKKKEIAETESLRILDGFIPSLWSEKDQAVKDIISIEKSNAEAERRRNDEEGKQSGENDTVKETEVSPEPEKKKHIKKFYRQSIFPARTLESESDIREYLETIEKNLMTLLGDCDGIEIN; encoded by the coding sequence TTGAGAATACAAAATATGTTTTATGATGACATCAATAGAGAGATAAATGGTGTTATCAAAGTTGATCAAGATACAGAAGGTATAATAGAACAGGAACTTTCAGAATATGTTATTACAAGGGAACTTAAGAAACACTTTATAAGTTTTTTTAATTACTATTCAGATTCTTTTGATAGACCGACTGCTGATACAGGTGTATGGATTTCTGGATTCTTTGGAAGCGGTAAATCTCACTTCTTGAAAATCCTTTCATACATTTTAGAAAATAAAGAAGTAAATGGAATTAAGACTGTAGAGAGATTCAGAGAAAAATTTACAGATGATTTAGCAACATTTATGCTGATTGATAAATCAACACAGGCTCCTACAGAAACAATTCTATTTAATATTGATATAGAAGGGCCTATGGAAAAAAACAAGACAGCAGTTTTAAGGGTATTTGCCAAGATGTTTTATAAACACCTTGGATTTTATGGTGAAAATCTTAAAGTTGCAAAACTTGAACAATATGTTGATAGGAGAGGAAAAACAGAAGAATTTAGACGTGTTTTTGAAGAAAAAAACGGTGATTCATGGATAGATTCAAGAGATGTATTTGACTTCTGTGAAGATGAAGTAGTTGAAACACTTATGCAAGTTCTTGGTATGAGTGAAACAGCAGCCAGAAATTGGTTTGACTCCTCTGAAGAAATTGATATTTCAATAGCACAGCTTGTGTCTGAAATAAAAGAATATGTTGATAGTAAGCCAGATAATTATAGGCTTCTTTTCATGATTGATGAGGTGGGACAGTATGTAGGTGCTGATACTGATATGCTTCTTAATCTTCAATCTTTAGTTGAAAAGATAGGCTCTGAGTGTATGGGAAAAGTCTGGGTAATGTGTACTGGGCAAGAAGCTCTAGATGAAATAATTAGAACAAGGGCAGACGAATTTTCAAGAATCCAGGCAAGATTCAAGACAAGGCTTTCACTTTCTTCATCATCAGCAGATGAGGTTATTCAAAAGAGAATTCTAAAGAAAAATAATGAGTCCAAAGCCTATCTTGAAGATGTTTATGACAAACAGAAAAGTGTTATGGACAATCTCTTTAAATTTAGAGAAGCAGTTGGAGATATAAGAGGTTTTGAAGGACCAGGAGAATTCTCTGTAAACTTTCCCTTTGTGCCATATCAGTTTATCCTTATGCAGAAGGTATTTTCTGAAATTAGAAAACATGGTAATGCAGGAAAGCATTTATCAGGTGGAGAAAGATCTATGCTTTCTGGCTTTCAGGAAGCTGCACAAAGGGTTCAGGATAGGGATGAGTATGCAATAATTCCTTTTTGGATGTTTTATGACACAGTTCATACTTTTCTTGATGGTTCAATTAGAAGAGTAATAGAAAGAGCAGAAAGAGCAGCAAGAGATGATAAGGGTCTTGAACCTATAGATGTTAATGTCTTGAAGCTTCTTTACATGATTAGGTATGTGGAAGATATACCTGCAAATCTTGATAATATTATAATTATGATGGCTGAAGATATAAGAGTGGATAAGATTGATGAAAGAAACAAGATTCAAAAATCACTAGATAGGCTTATTCACCAGAACTATATTGCAAGAACAGGAGATACATATAATTTTCTTACTGATGCAGAGCAAGATGTAGAAAGAGAAATCAGAGATGAATATGTAGATCCAAGCGAGATTACAAGAAAAATTTCTGAAATGATTTTTGGGAATATATATACAACAAAAAAATTCCGTTATGAAAAGAAATATGACTTTGAATTTGATAAAAAAGTAGATGGTGTAAATTATGGTAATCCAGTTGGAGGAATGGAACTAGAGATTCTTACTATTGCAACAAGCGTAATAGATAAACAGGAACTTAGACTGATGACTGAATCTCAGAACAAGGTTCTTGTGGTACTTGAAGATACGGAATACTACAACTTCATAGAAAATGCTATGAAAATAGATAAGTTTGCAAGAAAGAAGAATATCCCACAACTTCCAAAATCAATGCAAGATATTATAAGAAGTAAACAAGACGATGCTGAGCATTTTAAAGAGGATGCCTTAGTGGAACTTAAAGAGGCTTTTATGAAAGCAAAGTTTTATATAAATGGAGATAGGACTACAGTAAAAGCTGGAACACCACAAGCTAAAATTGATGAAGCATTAGAGTATCTAGTTTCTAATGTATATAATAAACTTGACTTGATTACAAAAAATGCAGATTCAGATGAAGATATTTATAAGATTCTTGATGGAAGAGAAGATGATGGTATAATGCCAGGACTAGAGTCCAACAGAAAGGCAGCAACTGAGATTGAAACCTACCTAATAGCTCAAAACCAGCAACACCTTCCTACCAATATGGCAGATGTTCAGAAAAGATTCACATCTATTCCTTATGGATGGCGAGAAAGAGATGTTGCAGCTGTAGTTGCAAGATTAATCTATGAACAAAAAGTAATTGTTAAATACGGTGGAGAAACCGTAAGAACAGATGATGAGAGGCTTCCAGAACTTTTATATAAGAGAAGTGAAATAGGGAAAACAAAGATTCAAAAACGTGAAATGATAAGTATTCAAAAGATAAAAGAGGCAAGAGACTTTTTAAGAGATTTCTTTGATCTTATGGATGTGCCAGAAGATGATGATGGACTTGTAGATTTTATTATTTCCAAATTTGAAAACCTAGAATACCATTATGATGAATTACTTAATAAATATGAGGGCAATAACTATCCTGATAAAAAGAAAATAATTGAAGCAAAGGCTACTGTATCAGATCTTCTTTATGCAAAGACAGATAATATTGCCCTTGTAAACAAGCTTATTGATATGGAAGATGAGCTTGAAGATATGCAGGAAGATATGGAATCTATTGAAGACTTCTTTAAGTCACAGGTAGATACATTTGATGAAGCAACAAGACTGGAAAGCTTGCTTCGTTCAGACCTTGATTACCTTCAAAATGAAAGTGAAGTAAACGATGCACTTAATAAAATTAGACTTATAGTCAATATCAATCCTAAAAAAGACGATTTTGATTATAGGGATGTTCCAAAACTTACTGATTATATGAAGGTAGTGAGAGAAGGACATAATAGGCTTGTTTATGGCAAACGTGAAGAAATCCTTGAAATTGTAAGACAATGTATGGAAGAAATCCATAGGGGAGATAAAAATGATAGGATTATCGGCAATATAATTAAGAAAACTGATGATTTTTATACACAAAAGAAAAAGGAAATTGCTGAAACAGAAAGTCTTAGAATTCTTGATGGATTTATTCCTAGTCTTTGGTCTGAAAAGGATCAGGCAGTCAAAGATATAATTTCTATTGAAAAAAGTAATGCCGAAGCTGAAAGAAGACGTAATGATGAAGAAGGAAAGCAAAGTGGAGAAAATGATACAGTAAAAGAAACTGAAGTATCACCTGAGCCTGAAAAGAAAAAGCATATTAAGAAATTCTATAGGCAATCAATATTCCCTGCAAGAACTCTGGAAAGTGAAAGTGACATAAGAGAGTATCTAGAGACTATTGAAAAAAATCTTATGACACTCTTAGGAGATTGTGATGGTATAGAAATAAATTAA
- a CDS encoding DUF1819 family protein, whose protein sequence is MDSNAPYIASLTREPFMYYEMKITAKLLEEGLSEEEAIEKIFKENLYQYPTERSLKMRARACIKRLNALGDEELVSWIINRPLDISRQVCLYAMMKDSRLIWEFMITVIGEKYRTRNFSYSRMDLNVFFTRLQEQNDTVASWSDSTINKLKSVFASLLKENGYIDKTSSKRLNEVLLDYKLKDKIIENGDATCLPAFNYFE, encoded by the coding sequence ATGGATAGTAATGCACCATATATAGCTTCACTTACAAGAGAACCTTTTATGTATTATGAAATGAAAATAACTGCAAAGTTACTTGAGGAAGGATTAAGCGAAGAAGAAGCTATAGAAAAAATATTTAAAGAAAATTTATATCAATATCCTACAGAAAGAAGCCTTAAAATGAGAGCAAGAGCTTGTATAAAAAGATTAAATGCACTTGGAGATGAAGAACTCGTATCCTGGATTATAAATAGACCTTTAGATATTTCAAGACAAGTATGTCTATATGCAATGATGAAAGATTCAAGACTTATATGGGAGTTTATGATTACTGTTATTGGAGAGAAATACAGAACCCGTAATTTTTCCTATAGCAGAATGGATCTAAATGTATTTTTCACTAGACTTCAAGAACAGAATGATACTGTAGCAAGTTGGAGTGACTCAACAATTAACAAGCTTAAATCGGTATTTGCTAGTCTCTTAAAAGAGAATGGATATATAGATAAAACCAGTTCTAAAAGGCTTAATGAAGTGCTTTTAGATTATAAACTAAAAGATAAAATAATCGAAAATGGAGATGCAACTTGTCTTCCAGCTTTCAATTATTTTGAGTAA
- a CDS encoding DUF1788 domain-containing protein yields MSNINEKLDRLRNLIQDQDFLTGKGLSNEVNIRMFCYEPKDEMAVRHFTKQLENDNSLECNLICHNLYHVFLEICEEKNIIKKIPDMEEKKGSDYLKDRILKFSTTKAFAEKMQYEPHEKGDVLLLTGVGEVYPFMRVHSLLEELQTGFDDIPIVVLYPGSFNGRSVTLFNEFTPNEYYRAFNII; encoded by the coding sequence GTGAGCAATATAAACGAAAAACTAGATAGATTAAGAAACTTAATTCAAGATCAAGACTTTCTAACAGGGAAAGGACTGAGCAATGAAGTTAATATAAGAATGTTCTGCTATGAACCTAAGGATGAAATGGCAGTAAGGCATTTTACAAAACAACTTGAAAACGATAATTCCCTGGAATGTAATCTTATTTGTCATAATCTTTATCATGTGTTTTTGGAAATATGTGAGGAAAAAAATATTATTAAGAAGATTCCAGATATGGAAGAAAAAAAAGGAAGCGACTACCTTAAAGATAGGATATTAAAGTTTTCAACAACAAAAGCTTTTGCAGAAAAAATGCAGTATGAACCACATGAAAAAGGAGATGTTCTTTTACTTACAGGAGTAGGAGAAGTATATCCATTTATGAGAGTTCATTCTCTTTTAGAAGAATTACAGACAGGATTTGATGACATTCCTATAGTTGTTCTTTATCCAGGAAGTTTTAATGGTAGATCAGTAACACTATTTAATGAATTTACACCAAATGAGTACTATAGGGCATTTAATATAATTTAG